The following are from one region of the Planctomonas sp. JC2975 genome:
- the nudC gene encoding NAD(+) diphosphatase has translation MTRPLGPLPLSRSAVDRDGVNRTRESLFDELAADEGTRILPLWNGRTLTVDPVEAGEGASERSRLSLFRTDEVTAALTRVYLGRTLEAAADEPAGTAVILAVLTDAAAGELQPDESRWRGLRELATRLSDRDAGLFTESVAIANWHASHTHCPRCGTPTVVEHGGWMRRCFVDNNEIFPRTDPAVIVRVLDDEDRLLLGSNALWENNRWSLLAGFVEAGESFEAAVAREVEEESGVIVADPVYLGSQPWPFPASVMIGMEARAVPGRTEPRPDGEEILALRWFSRDDIWRERNDILLPGGSSIAHSIVRDWYGGPLDEPPVDRGDSGDRSDAA, from the coding sequence ATGACCCGTCCGCTCGGCCCCCTTCCGCTGTCGAGATCCGCCGTCGACCGTGACGGCGTCAACCGGACCAGGGAGTCGCTCTTCGACGAGCTGGCAGCGGACGAGGGAACGCGCATCCTTCCGCTCTGGAACGGCCGCACCCTGACGGTCGACCCCGTCGAAGCCGGAGAGGGTGCGAGCGAGCGCTCCCGGCTCTCCCTCTTCCGCACCGACGAGGTGACCGCCGCGCTGACCCGCGTCTACCTGGGCCGCACTCTCGAGGCTGCAGCCGACGAGCCGGCCGGCACCGCCGTCATCCTCGCCGTGCTGACGGATGCGGCGGCCGGCGAACTGCAGCCGGACGAGTCGCGCTGGCGGGGGCTTCGCGAGCTGGCCACGCGGCTCAGCGACCGCGATGCCGGCCTCTTCACCGAGTCCGTCGCCATCGCGAACTGGCATGCGTCGCACACGCACTGCCCGCGTTGTGGGACGCCCACCGTCGTGGAGCACGGCGGATGGATGCGCCGCTGCTTCGTGGACAACAACGAGATCTTCCCGCGCACCGACCCCGCCGTGATCGTGCGCGTGCTCGACGACGAGGACCGGTTGCTGCTGGGCTCCAACGCACTCTGGGAGAACAACCGATGGTCGCTGCTGGCCGGATTCGTCGAGGCCGGCGAGTCGTTCGAGGCGGCCGTCGCGCGCGAGGTCGAGGAGGAATCGGGCGTGATCGTCGCGGATCCCGTGTACCTCGGGTCGCAGCCGTGGCCGTTCCCGGCATCCGTCATGATCGGCATGGAGGCACGGGCAGTGCCCGGACGCACCGAACCGCGTCCGGACGGGGAGGAGATCCTCGCCCTGCGCTGGTTCAGCCGCGACGACATCTGGCGGGAGCGGAACGACATCCTGCTGCCCGGCGGATCGTCCATCGCGCACTCCATCGTGCGCGACTGGTACGGCGGACCGCTCGACGAGCCGCCCGTCGATCGTGGCGACAGCGGCGACCGATCGGATGCCGCGTGA
- a CDS encoding ATP-dependent helicase — translation MTDSAAALLDGLDDAQRVAAEALLGPVCVLAGAGTGKTRAITHRIAYGVAAGVYAPNRVMALTFTTRAASELRTRLRQLGTTGVAARTFHAAALSQLNYFWPIVVGGGLPGVLDGKGRLLAQAAERIRLRIDTATLRDVAADIEWRKVSELAIDDYERMLTPGPTGAAPRTPPGSLKPQQALDLHRAYEALKDERRQLDFEDVLLACAGMIEAEPSVAMHVREQYRFFVVDEYQDVSPLQQRLLDLWLGDRSDLCVVGDASQTIYSFAGATSDFLLDFPRRYPDAAVVRLEHNYRSSAPIVETANRLMRGRPGALTLRTRDPHDDVPARSNDARTGGSASAAGVAPDPQPTVAGYETDAAEAAAVAAELSARIQQGAKPQQFALLYRVNAQAAPLEAALNAAGVAYQVRGGARFFDLPEVRQAVMTLRAASLTVTDEPLFQSVSDVLRSLGWTLEPPQAAGSVRDRWESLNAIMGLLDDVPPGTTFRQFTEDLLARQAAQHEPTIAAVTLCTLHAAKGLEWDDVHIVGLGDGLVPIGYARTPTAVDEERRLLYVGVTRARRRLALSWSANAAGPREPSRFLEELGIRTERAEHASVS, via the coding sequence GTGACGGATTCCGCAGCAGCGCTCCTCGACGGTCTGGACGATGCCCAGCGCGTCGCCGCCGAAGCGCTGCTCGGTCCCGTGTGCGTTCTGGCGGGAGCCGGAACGGGCAAGACGCGGGCCATCACCCACCGCATCGCGTACGGAGTCGCCGCGGGGGTGTACGCACCGAACCGTGTCATGGCACTGACGTTCACCACACGCGCCGCATCCGAGCTGCGAACGCGACTGCGCCAGCTGGGAACGACAGGAGTTGCAGCACGGACGTTCCATGCGGCGGCGCTCAGCCAGCTGAACTACTTCTGGCCGATCGTCGTCGGCGGTGGGCTGCCCGGCGTGCTCGACGGCAAGGGGAGGCTGCTCGCTCAGGCGGCCGAGCGCATCCGTCTCCGCATCGACACGGCCACGCTGCGCGATGTGGCGGCCGACATCGAGTGGCGCAAAGTGAGCGAGCTCGCGATCGACGACTACGAGCGGATGCTCACCCCAGGCCCGACGGGAGCCGCCCCCCGCACGCCGCCCGGCTCGCTGAAGCCGCAGCAGGCTCTCGACCTGCACAGGGCCTACGAGGCGCTGAAGGATGAGCGCCGGCAGCTCGATTTCGAGGATGTGCTGCTCGCGTGCGCCGGCATGATCGAGGCCGAGCCGTCCGTAGCGATGCACGTGCGCGAGCAGTACCGCTTCTTCGTGGTGGACGAGTACCAGGACGTCTCGCCTCTGCAGCAGCGCCTGCTCGACCTCTGGCTCGGCGACCGTTCGGACCTCTGCGTCGTCGGCGACGCGAGCCAGACGATCTACTCGTTCGCCGGCGCCACCAGCGATTTCCTCCTCGACTTCCCGCGTCGCTATCCGGATGCCGCCGTCGTGCGTCTCGAGCACAACTACCGTTCGAGTGCGCCCATCGTCGAGACGGCCAATCGGCTGATGCGCGGGCGTCCCGGCGCGCTCACGCTGCGCACGAGGGATCCGCACGACGACGTGCCCGCGCGCTCCAACGATGCGCGCACGGGCGGTTCGGCGAGTGCGGCGGGGGTCGCGCCGGATCCCCAGCCGACTGTCGCGGGCTACGAGACGGACGCAGCAGAGGCCGCAGCGGTCGCCGCCGAGCTGAGCGCGCGCATCCAGCAGGGCGCGAAGCCGCAGCAGTTCGCGCTCCTGTACCGCGTGAACGCCCAGGCCGCACCGCTGGAGGCCGCTCTGAACGCTGCGGGCGTCGCGTACCAGGTGCGCGGCGGAGCTCGCTTCTTCGACCTGCCGGAGGTGCGGCAAGCCGTCATGACGCTGCGGGCCGCATCGCTCACGGTGACGGACGAGCCTCTGTTCCAGTCGGTGAGCGACGTGCTGCGATCCCTCGGCTGGACCCTGGAGCCGCCGCAGGCGGCAGGAAGCGTGCGGGATCGCTGGGAGTCGCTCAACGCGATCATGGGGCTTCTCGACGACGTGCCGCCTGGCACGACGTTCCGGCAGTTCACCGAGGATCTTCTGGCGCGTCAGGCCGCGCAGCACGAGCCCACGATCGCGGCGGTCACACTGTGCACCCTCCATGCCGCGAAGGGGCTCGAGTGGGACGACGTGCACATCGTCGGCCTCGGCGACGGCCTGGTGCCCATCGGATACGCCCGAACGCCCACCGCCGTCGACGAGGAGCGCCGACTGCTCTACGTGGGCGTCACGCGTGCGAGGCGCCGACTGGCTCTGAGCTGGTCCGCGAACGCTGCCGGGCCACGAGAGCCGTCACGTTTTCTGGAAGAGCTCGGCATCCGCACAGAGCGTGCCGAGCATGCGTCCGTGTCGTGA
- a CDS encoding phosphotransferase gives MARSHLTLAALATSAVPDLDIAGTRSYSYDLHGDFESALLTSRDGTELIIRVPASQDAETEQSADLIALQALTAGVRARLPFDVPDYVGQTPIGGTRAVLYTFLPGSKVALENVQPGDGLAASIGRAVAAVHSLPTSFATGAGLPALSASDCLAATKTLIASANGTGLVPAALAKRWKEAVDDDDLWRFQPTVINGALTIDSFIVREESVVGVIGWSALRVGDPARDLHWVLGMNADAAESAIEAYSVARGAASDPNLLFRATLYAELELARWLMHGRQLHDQVIVDDAVSMLDSLVERVHEDDVDPLAPHTGPIMAVDDVEALLDATPVSRDPDDASRGLPPVAEERPPSNDEFDDRDD, from the coding sequence ATGGCCAGATCCCACCTCACTCTAGCCGCGCTGGCCACGTCGGCCGTGCCCGACCTGGACATCGCCGGAACGCGGAGCTACAGCTACGACCTGCACGGCGATTTCGAATCAGCGCTGCTCACGAGCCGCGACGGAACGGAGCTGATCATCCGCGTTCCGGCGTCGCAGGACGCTGAGACGGAGCAGAGCGCCGACCTGATCGCGCTGCAGGCGCTGACCGCTGGCGTGCGCGCCAGGCTGCCCTTCGACGTGCCCGACTATGTCGGCCAGACGCCCATCGGTGGCACACGGGCCGTGCTCTACACGTTCCTGCCGGGCAGCAAGGTGGCCCTGGAGAACGTGCAGCCGGGCGACGGGCTCGCCGCGTCCATCGGCCGCGCGGTCGCGGCCGTCCACTCGCTGCCGACCTCCTTCGCCACGGGGGCCGGACTGCCCGCCCTGAGCGCATCGGACTGCCTCGCGGCCACGAAGACCCTCATCGCGTCCGCCAACGGCACGGGCCTCGTCCCTGCCGCTCTCGCGAAGCGCTGGAAGGAAGCGGTCGACGACGACGATCTGTGGCGGTTCCAGCCGACGGTCATCAACGGTGCGCTCACGATCGACTCGTTCATCGTGCGCGAGGAGTCCGTCGTCGGGGTCATCGGCTGGTCGGCGCTGCGCGTAGGCGATCCGGCCCGCGATCTGCACTGGGTGCTCGGAATGAACGCGGATGCCGCGGAGAGCGCCATCGAGGCGTATTCGGTCGCGCGCGGGGCGGCATCCGATCCGAACCTGCTGTTCCGGGCCACGCTGTACGCCGAGCTGGAGCTCGCGCGCTGGCTGATGCACGGACGCCAGCTGCACGATCAGGTGATCGTGGACGACGCGGTGTCGATGCTCGACAGCCTGGTGGAGCGCGTGCACGAGGACGACGTGGATCCGCTCGCCCCGCACACCGGACCGATCATGGCCGTCGACGATGTGGAGGCCCTCCTCGACGCCACGCCCGTCAGCCGGGATCCGGACGACGCCTCGCGCGGCCTTCCGCCGGTGGCCGAGGAGCGCCCGCCGTCGAACGACGAGTTCGACGACCGCGACGACTGA